In Bacteroidales bacterium, the sequence GCTTTGGATAAGATAAATAATGCGAAGTAAAAAGTAGATTTTTATTTTGATTCGTACTAAAATAAGTTTACTTTTTTATCCATTTTTTTACTTTTTTGTGTAAAACTATTTTAGGACGAGACGATTTGGATATTAATTATGACAAGAGAAGAAATCAGAATTCAATTTGTGATTGATGCTGCAGAACATGGCAAAGCAATTTCTATTGGAGACAACAAGAAAGCAAATAAGCTTCATAAGAAATTACACTCTTTGTACAATTTTGCTAAAGAGCAGAGTCAAACAGAAATTTTCAGTGAGTTACTTAATACTTCTGATGAAAATGTTAGGTTATGGGCTGCGATATTTAGCCTGAAAATATTTCCAGATTTAGCTCTAAAAACTTTGGAGGAATTGACAGCGTTGTCAAGTATTACCGGACTAACAGCAGAAACAACGCTTCATCTTTGGAGAGAAGGAAAACTTAATCTTTTATAACTAAAAAGCCATGCAGCACGGTATTGCACCATCCAAGACAAACCCTAAATGTCTAGGGAATTATCCTAAAAAAACACATATACCGTTCCGCTTCACCCAAAAGAATAAAAATGAAACAAATAACTTTTTTACTAATATTCATAGTTGTTGGCTTTTTAAATATAAAAGCTCAGACAACGCAGGACTTTTTAGAATCTTGTGTTGAAGAAGAGCAGATCAATGGAGCGAAAAGTATTATTATAAACGCAAATATTTGCAGCTGTTGCATGACTGAACCTGTTTTTGCAGGTCGGATATTTATTAAGGATTCTACAAACACATATAAAGTTAGATACTTAAAATATGTAAATGGGTATGCAA encodes:
- a CDS encoding DUF2019 domain-containing protein gives rise to the protein MTREEIRIQFVIDAAEHGKAISIGDNKKANKLHKKLHSLYNFAKEQSQTEIFSELLNTSDENVRLWAAIFSLKIFPDLALKTLEELTALSSITGLTAETTLHLWREGKLNLL